In a single window of the Acyrthosiphon pisum isolate AL4f chromosome X, pea_aphid_22Mar2018_4r6ur, whole genome shotgun sequence genome:
- the LOC103309310 gene encoding piggyBac transposable element-derived protein 4-like, with protein sequence MDSDEILSALESDFEDSGSEYNPELDYSSDSIQIEDYDDNENIDDGGNTTPTRRVQANVTPQCTWFDVTGNNKKNFLYTGDGGIKCDIAQDCKPIDVFNLFLNEEVLNLIVTETNRQAQRYKTQWTETDSIEIKKFLAIVMYTGMISYPKLSDYWSHQPFFQNSFVPKIMPRNRFQELLRFFHVSNNDINPTDRLGKIQPLIDILVNLFKQCKVPAENVVIDETLIPFRGRIIFRQYIPNKAARYGIKLYKLCDSVGYTYDLSVYSGKHLNNFDTNIPYAGKVVMSLLENYLNEGRTLIVDNFYTSLHIAHVLLDHNTHIVGTLRKNVKNCPKDIMNAKLQRGDIVGKENVHGVVVSNWKDKRDVRFLSTKHGIDIVNTGKKNRKGEDIKKPEAVIFYNKNKQGIDLSDQMSSYFSPLRKTIRWYHKLAFQLLLGTAVTNALVVYKEITHKQIQISEFRQELIKELLDNTIQSSPSSSSKKHKLVCETETTNNRKKRRRCNKCYVNLSKEFGRVHAQKKCKQVSTYCVTCESKPFFCIECFQNFHSK encoded by the exons ATGGATTCTGACGAAATTCTGTCTGCGTTAGAATCCGATTTTGAAGATTCAGGAAGTGAATATAATCCTGAATTAGATTATTCATCAGATTCAATTCAAATTGAAGACTACGATgacaatgaaaatattgatgatgGTGGAAATACTACACCTACAAGACGTGTACAGGCAAACGTGACACCACAGTGTACATGGTTCGACGTAActg gGAATAACAAAAAGAATTTTCTTTATACTGGTGATGGTGGTATCAAATGTGATATAGCACAGGACTGCAAGCCTATTGATGTTTTTAATCTGTTTCTGAACGAAGAAGTGCTAAATTTAATTGTTACTGAGACCAACAGACAAGCTCAGCGGTACAAAACACAATGGACGGAAACAGATAGTATTGAAATTAAGAAATTTTTAGCTATTGTTATGTATACTGGTATGATTAGTTATCCGAAACTATCAGATTATTGGAGTCATCagccattttttcaaaatagttttgtaCCTAAAATAATGCCTCGAAATAGATTCCAAGAACTGCTGAGATTTTTCCATGtttcaaataatgatattaaccCAACAGATAGATTGGGGAAAATACAACCATTGATTGATATACTagtcaatttatttaaacagtGTAAAGTACCTGCGGAAAATGTTGTAATCGACGAAACACTTATACCATTTAGGGGTCGAATAATATTCAGACAATACATTCCTAACAAAGCTGCTAGATACGggattaaactatataaattgtGTGACAGTGTGGGATACACATATGATTTAAGCGTTTATTCTGGaaagcatttaaataattttgatactaatATTCCATATGCTGGTAAAGTTGTAATGTCACtcctagaaaattatttaaatgaaggACGAACTCTGATAGTTGACAATTTCTATACAAGCTTACATATTGCTCATGTATTGTTG GATCATAATACTCATATTGTAGGCACTTTgaggaaaaatgtaaaaaattgtcCTAAAGATATTATGAATGCAAAACTACAAAGAGGAGATATAGTTGGCAAAGAAAATGTTCATGGTGTTGTAGTTAGTAACTGGAAAGATAAACGAGATGTAAGGTTTTTATCTACAAAACATGGGATTGATATTGTAAATACTGGTAAGAAAAATAGAAAGGGCGAAGATATAAAAAAACCTGAAgctgttatattttacaataaaaataaacagggTATTGATTTATCGGATCAAATGTCTAGTTACTTTAGTCCCCTCAGGAAAACAATAAGATGGTATCATAAATTGGCATTTCAATTACTATTAGGTACTGCAGTCACTAATGCATTAGTTGTATATAAAGAAATTACTCATAAGCAGATACAAATATCAGAATTTAGACAAGAACTTATAAAGGAGTTATTAGACAATACAATACAAAGTTCACCTTCGTCTAGTTCTAAGAAACATAAATTAGTTTGTGAAACTGAGACAACGAATAACAGAAAAAAACGTCGTAGATGCAATAAGTGTTATGTAAATCTTAGTAAAGAGTTTGGGAGGGTACACgcacaaaaaaaatgcaaacaagTAAGCACATACTGTGTTACTTGTGAAAgtaaaccttttttttgtattgagtgTTTTCAAAACTTCCATtctaagtag
- the LOC103309309 gene encoding uncharacterized protein LOC103309309: MPNTSEVVIERQISQINNGGNRAVSFNIGDNVLARDYRNTNNKWQKGKIIKCISYNTHDVELNDGTIWKRHNDQLLIDKSSLPSNNSISPAPARQTNENSKNTETVGENQNPDPADPVIVNKTPRPIRSRKPPQRYSPSDYV, translated from the coding sequence ATGCCGAATACAAGTGAAGTAGTTATTGAGAGACAAATATCGCAAATAAACAATGGCGGTAATAGGGCAGTATCTTTTAACATAGGCGATAATGTATTAGCTAGAGATTATAGGAACACCAACAATAAATGGCAAAAGGGTAAAATTATCAAATGCATTAGTTACAACACGCATGACGTAGAACTTAATGACGGGACTATTTGGAAAAGACATAATGATCAACTACTCATTGATAAATCGTCATTACCTTCAAATAATTCTATTTCACCTGCACCAGCTAgacaaacaaatgaaaattctaaaaatactgAAACAGTAGGTGAAAATCAAAATCCCGATCCGGCCGATCccgtaatagtaaataaaacgcCCAGACCAATTAGATCTAGAAAACCACCTCAGCGATATTCTCCAAGTGATTATGTTTAG
- the LOC103309308 gene encoding uncharacterized protein K02A2.6-like, whose translation METCKDTILAKVLNAVRTGEWNSDFSNKLELESYNSRKTQISMEQGCLLWGYRVIIPAKFRNNILSELHSCHMGSSRMKSLARSYFWWPGMDKEIENITQNCDNFLNVRQNPPKSIISPWKWPEKPWTRVHCDFFGPFQNKYFFVIVNATTKWLEVFQVNSMTAEIAFQKFSETIARFCIPKTITSDGAKCFTGFEFQAYCKNLGIKHMTGAPFYPESNGCAESAVKTVKNFFKKSLTAQSQLNTFLLMYHNTPHSNNTKNASSANVRSINTFTI comes from the coding sequence atggaaacatGCAAAGACACAATTCTCGCCAAGGTATTAAACGCAGTTAGAACAGGAGAATGGAACAGTGATTTTTCTAACAAATTAGAACTTGAATCTTATAATTCACGAAAAACTCAAATCTCAATGGAACAAGGATGCTTATTATGGGGTTACCGTGTTATTATACCAGCTAAATTCCGAAATAATATACTAAGCGAACTTCATTCATGCCACATGGGTTCTTCTAGAATGAAAAGTTTAGCGAGATCATATTTTTGGTGGCCAGGAATGGATAAAGAAATCGAAAATATTACGCAAAATTGCGACAATTTTCTTAACGTTAGGCAGAATCCACCAAAATCTATTATATCTCCTTGGAAGTGGCCAGAAAAACCGTGGACTAGAGTGCATTGCGATTTTTTCGGaccatttcaaaataaatatttttttgtcatagtCAACGCAACCACAAAATGGTTAGAAGTATTTCAAGTAAATTCCATGACAGCAGAAATTGCCTTTCAAAAATTTTCAGAAACCATAGCACGTTTTTGCATTCCAAAAACAATTACATCAGACGGCGCAAAATGTTTCACAGGTTTTGAATTTCAAGCATATTGCAAAAATCTAGGCATTAAGCATATGACAGGTGCACCATTTTACCCAGAATCGAACGGCTGTGCTGAATCGGCagttaaaacagtaaaaaatttctttaaaaaatcctTGACTGCACAATCccaattaaatacatttctgtTGATGTATCACAATACACCTCATTCTAACAACACGAAAAACGCCAGCTCAGCTAATGTTAGGTCGATCAACACGTTTACAATTTGA